From a single Melioribacteraceae bacterium genomic region:
- a CDS encoding ABC transporter permease produces MTAFRNMILSFGEYWIIVSDLISGIRTIRENWDETMTEMYLLGTKAIPLVLLGGLFTGVILAIETGHQLKIFGATSLISRTVSLGMVRELGPVVTGLLLAARTGAKNSSEIGAMKLSDQIDALTAFGFNPVHKLILPRTAAAIIMFLPLTLIADITGILGGMLIANQTFQIETALFWDTAINALKVRDLFVGFAKPFFFAFFISTISCYFGLRTTGGTSGLGKNTINAVVYSSIVILVIDFIFTKIVWEVL; encoded by the coding sequence ATGACTGCATTCAGGAATATGATATTAAGTTTTGGAGAATATTGGATAATAGTAAGTGATCTCATTTCGGGAATTAGGACAATAAGAGAAAACTGGGATGAAACAATGACCGAGATGTATTTATTAGGGACGAAGGCAATACCATTAGTTTTATTAGGAGGATTATTTACAGGAGTGATATTAGCGATAGAGACAGGACATCAATTAAAAATTTTTGGTGCCACATCGCTAATCAGCAGGACTGTATCACTCGGAATGGTGAGAGAATTGGGACCGGTAGTAACCGGGTTATTACTAGCGGCAAGAACTGGGGCAAAAAATTCATCCGAGATAGGAGCGATGAAGCTGAGTGATCAGATTGACGCATTAACTGCTTTTGGATTCAATCCGGTTCATAAATTAATATTACCAAGGACAGCTGCAGCAATAATAATGTTTTTACCGCTGACACTAATAGCGGACATTACTGGCATATTGGGAGGGATGTTAATAGCAAATCAGACCTTTCAGATAGAAACAGCCTTATTCTGGGACACAGCAATCAATGCATTAAAGGTGAGAGATTTGTTTGTTGGCTTTGCAAAACCTTTTTTCTTTGCTTTTTTCATATCGACAATAAGCTGTTACTTCGGCCTCAGGACCACAGGGGGAACGTCTGGACTCGGGAAAAACACAATAAATGCTGTGGTCTATTCTTCAATAGTAATACTAGTCATTGATTTCATATTTACAAAAATTGTATGGGAAGTATTATAG
- a CDS encoding CDP-alcohol phosphatidyltransferase family protein, with protein MTVASKLETTYKSKETEELIDIIFYRRFGFVIAKLAYQFRITPNQITISSIFLGMIAGHLFYYSSLLLNIGGIILLIIANAMDSADGQLARMTNTKSRYGRILDGMGGNLWFLSIYLSVYFRLINEGIQPLFFLLILVAGISHSFQSAYADYYRNHFLYFIYGRSKSEIDDLQTLQEEYENFTWKSNIVKKFLMRVYINYTIQQQLLSSNLINLYRTIENNYKGNIPEYVSQLYYLRNKPLVKYFNILTTNTRMIVLFASIIIAEPIIYFFFELTLLNLLFIYMVVIHELNSQAIHLFVKKNLSKGSLDKKERVLN; from the coding sequence ATGACAGTTGCAAGCAAATTAGAAACGACATATAAATCCAAAGAGACCGAAGAGCTGATCGACATAATCTTTTACAGGCGATTTGGTTTTGTAATTGCAAAACTAGCATACCAATTTCGAATTACTCCAAACCAGATTACAATTTCGAGCATTTTCTTAGGAATGATAGCAGGACATCTTTTTTATTATAGTTCCCTGTTATTAAATATTGGTGGGATTATATTACTGATAATCGCAAACGCAATGGACAGTGCAGACGGGCAGCTTGCCCGAATGACAAACACCAAAAGCAGATACGGGAGAATTTTGGATGGTATGGGTGGCAATTTATGGTTTTTAAGCATTTATCTAAGCGTATATTTTCGACTAATTAACGAAGGTATCCAGCCATTATTTTTTCTGTTAATTCTTGTTGCAGGGATCAGTCATTCATTCCAATCAGCATATGCCGATTACTACCGCAATCATTTTCTATATTTTATTTACGGGAGAAGCAAGAGTGAAATAGACGATCTCCAGACATTGCAAGAAGAATACGAAAATTTTACATGGAAGAGCAATATTGTAAAAAAATTCTTAATGAGGGTTTATATAAACTACACGATACAACAGCAATTACTCTCAAGCAACTTAATTAACCTATACCGAACAATAGAAAATAACTATAAAGGAAATATTCCAGAGTACGTAAGTCAGCTTTACTATTTGAGAAACAAACCATTGGTAAAGTATTTCAACATACTTACTACCAACACCAGAATGATTGTACTGTTCGCAAGCATAATCATAGCCGAACCAATAATCTACTTCTTTTTCGAATTAACGTTACTGAATCTACTTTTTATTTACATGGTAGTCATACATGAATTGAACAGCCAAGCAATCCATTTGTTTGTAAAGAAGAATCTTTCAAAAGGAAGTCTGGACAAGAAAGAGCGCGTACTTAACTAA
- a CDS encoding MlaD family protein: MKVGYTIFSGLVILILFTIIVGTGENFFSKTYNLNLAVKETEGLKKGGAVLLGGLKIGNITDIEIVPEDNNNKIILELSILQEYAGKITAGSTASIETLGLLGDKMVNISLGKYNEEPLREGDFLKVKESFSLETAGTAIGPILSKLDGIVTDVKTITGKVSAGNGTIGKLLVEDSAVDKLDKIIEEITSIVSSINSSKGLIGKLINEPGLYHDLASITLNIKTITDSLASGKGTIGKLLRDDLLYNEVNNITSGLNNIIRITEKDSTLIGGSLNDKNLYIKLNTLIDELNFLVTDIRENPTRYINVSVF; the protein is encoded by the coding sequence ATGAAAGTTGGTTATACAATATTCTCCGGACTGGTAATTTTAATATTATTCACAATAATTGTCGGAACCGGTGAAAATTTTTTTTCAAAGACTTACAATCTTAACCTTGCCGTAAAAGAGACGGAAGGGTTGAAAAAAGGAGGGGCTGTATTACTAGGCGGATTAAAAATAGGAAACATAACGGATATAGAAATAGTACCTGAAGATAACAACAATAAAATTATACTTGAGTTATCAATCCTTCAGGAATACGCCGGCAAGATTACAGCAGGGTCGACAGCATCGATTGAAACATTAGGACTGCTTGGAGACAAGATGGTCAACATTTCGCTAGGAAAATATAATGAAGAGCCATTAAGAGAGGGGGATTTTCTTAAAGTAAAGGAGTCATTTTCACTTGAAACAGCCGGGACAGCAATTGGACCAATATTAAGTAAGCTAGACGGGATAGTTACGGATGTAAAAACGATAACCGGAAAAGTTTCAGCGGGAAACGGTACTATCGGCAAGTTATTAGTTGAAGATTCTGCAGTGGATAAGTTGGACAAGATAATTGAGGAGATTACAAGTATTGTTTCATCAATTAATTCATCAAAAGGTTTAATAGGCAAATTGATAAACGAGCCGGGATTATACCATGACCTTGCTTCAATAACATTGAATATAAAGACGATAACAGATTCACTAGCATCAGGCAAAGGCACAATAGGTAAACTTTTAAGAGATGATTTGTTATACAATGAAGTTAACAATATAACGAGCGGATTAAATAATATAATTAGAATAACCGAGAAGGACAGCACACTAATTGGGGGTTCGTTAAATGATAAAAATCTTTATATAAAACTTAACACATTAATTGATGAATTAAACTTTTTGGTAACCGATATAAGAGAGAATCCAACGCGTTACATAAATGTTTCAGTATTCTAA
- a CDS encoding ATP-binding cassette domain-containing protein produces MGSIIAMVELKNISLSIRDKVILKDFSFRIEKNKTTVIVGPSGAGKSSILRIIAGLWRPDSGEIIFNGENVFRMTEKGYNAMRKKIGIVFQSNALFDSLTVNENILYFLPERKSLTDRELLGISERLLSFVNMEGTGYLYPEELSGGMKKRIAIARALAFKPKLILFDEPTTGLDPLNSEAIIELIEKLKNKGTTSVVVSHILNDVMELGEQILFINNGRIVETGTIDKIVTSEDPLVNRFFYQLNRHNQIIEPGYKKYELINA; encoded by the coding sequence ATGGGAAGTATTATAGCAATGGTTGAACTAAAAAACATCTCACTTTCAATTAGGGATAAAGTAATTCTAAAAGATTTCTCTTTCAGGATAGAAAAGAATAAAACGACAGTAATAGTAGGACCGAGCGGAGCTGGGAAAAGTTCTATTTTAAGAATAATTGCCGGATTGTGGAGACCAGATTCCGGGGAGATAATATTTAACGGAGAAAATGTTTTTAGGATGACAGAAAAAGGATATAACGCGATGCGGAAGAAGATCGGGATTGTATTCCAAAGTAATGCATTATTCGATTCATTAACAGTAAATGAGAACATTCTATACTTTTTACCAGAGCGAAAAAGTTTAACAGATCGTGAATTACTAGGGATATCGGAGCGACTGCTGAGTTTTGTAAATATGGAAGGGACAGGATATTTGTATCCGGAAGAATTAAGCGGTGGTATGAAAAAACGGATAGCAATAGCCCGTGCACTCGCATTCAAACCAAAGCTAATACTTTTTGATGAGCCGACTACAGGCCTTGATCCCCTAAACTCTGAGGCGATTATAGAATTAATTGAAAAGCTTAAAAATAAGGGGACGACTTCTGTTGTAGTTTCGCATATACTGAACGATGTAATGGAGTTAGGAGAACAGATACTTTTTATAAACAACGGGAGGATAGTTGAAACAGGAACAATAGATAAAATAGTTACATCGGAGGACCCGCTGGTTAATAGATTTTTCTATCAACTAAATAGACACAACCAAATTATAGAACCAGGATATAAAAAGTACGAGCTGATAAATGCATAA